A single region of the Chitinophaga niabensis genome encodes:
- the serS gene encoding serine--tRNA ligase, with product MLQVQFIRQNKELVLERLGVKNFSEPALVEEILALDDQRKKLTLEYDDTQAKVNSASKEIGKLMASGDKAAAEARKQEVAAFKQALGPISESLASVEKSLQDTLVKLPNLPGANVPVGKTPQDNVEVRGGGQKPVLAEGSVPHWDLAKKYDLIDFELGNKITGSGFPVYKNKGARLQRALISYFLDFNTAAGYVEMLPPYMVNEASAYGTGQLPDKEGQMYFVTEDNFYLIPTAEVPVTNIYRDEILKESDLPVKMTAYTPCFRREAGSYGKDVRGLNRLHQFEKVELVQLVRPDQSYAVLEEMVVHVEKLIQSLGLPYRILNLCGGDMGFTAAQTYDFEVYSAAQEKWLEVSSVSNFENYQTNRMKIRYKDENGKNQLLHSLNGSSLALPRILACLLENNQTPEGINIPEALQRYFGSDRISNG from the coding sequence ATGTTACAGGTACAATTTATTCGTCAAAACAAAGAGCTGGTACTGGAAAGGCTGGGTGTGAAAAATTTTTCAGAACCCGCACTGGTAGAAGAAATACTGGCATTAGATGATCAGCGCAAGAAGCTGACGCTGGAATATGATGACACACAGGCGAAAGTAAATTCGGCCTCCAAAGAGATAGGAAAACTGATGGCATCCGGCGATAAAGCTGCAGCGGAAGCACGTAAGCAGGAAGTAGCTGCTTTCAAACAAGCCCTTGGCCCTATCAGTGAATCGCTGGCATCTGTAGAAAAATCATTACAGGATACATTGGTTAAACTGCCTAACCTGCCGGGTGCTAATGTACCTGTGGGTAAAACGCCGCAAGATAATGTGGAAGTGCGCGGCGGCGGCCAGAAGCCTGTATTGGCAGAAGGTTCCGTACCGCACTGGGACCTGGCTAAGAAATACGATCTCATAGATTTTGAACTGGGTAACAAGATCACCGGCAGCGGATTCCCTGTATATAAAAACAAAGGCGCCCGTTTACAACGTGCCCTGATCAGTTATTTCCTCGACTTCAACACGGCTGCAGGATATGTAGAAATGCTGCCGCCTTATATGGTGAATGAAGCATCTGCTTATGGGACCGGCCAGTTACCGGATAAAGAAGGGCAGATGTATTTTGTAACAGAGGATAACTTCTACCTGATCCCCACGGCGGAAGTGCCCGTTACCAATATTTACCGGGATGAGATCCTGAAAGAATCAGACCTGCCCGTGAAGATGACGGCTTATACTCCCTGTTTCCGCAGAGAGGCTGGTTCATATGGTAAAGATGTACGCGGCCTGAACCGTTTGCACCAGTTTGAAAAAGTAGAACTGGTACAACTGGTCCGCCCTGATCAATCTTATGCCGTACTGGAAGAGATGGTGGTACATGTGGAAAAACTCATACAATCCCTGGGGCTGCCATACCGTATCTTAAACCTTTGCGGAGGAGATATGGGCTTTACAGCTGCACAGACCTATGATTTTGAAGTGTATTCCGCAGCACAGGAAAAATGGCTGGAAGTTAGCTCTGTGTCTAACTTTGAAAACTACCAGACCAACCGCATGAAGATCCGTTATAAAGATGAGAACGGGAAGAACCAGCTGTTACATTCATTGAACGGCAGTTCCCTGGCACTTCCGAGAATTCTGGCCTGTTTATTGGAGAATAATCAAACACCTGAAGGTATTAACATACCGGAAGCGCTACAACGATATTTTGGAAGCGACCGTATAAGCAACGGTTAG
- a CDS encoding NAD+ synthase: MNIFLAQQNYHIGNFEANTAKIITAIKEAEQQGADLVVFSELCVCGYPPRDFLEFEDFIAKSYAAIDEIKVHTTKTAVLVGAPHRNPVREGKDLFNAAWFLYEGEVKQVIHKTLLPTYDVFDEHRYFEPAYEWNIVPFKGKKLAVTICEDIWNLGNNPLYRVCPMDHLMEQSPDVMLNLSASPFDYDHDESRKEIIRENVRKYRLPMYYCNTVGSQTEIVFDGGSLIFDGEGNIVKELPYFEEAMAGVNLDTLAKADIATAVPFHGTSDITALEFDHNIHRIHDAIVLGIKDYFGKMGFKQAILGSSGGIDSAVTLALAVTALGKDNVRAVAMPSPYSTEHSVDDAVALSKNLENPFDIIRINNIYETFLDTLDPFFHGLPFNVAEENTQSRIRGNLLMALSNKFGYILLNTSNKSELSTGYGTLYGDMAGGLSVLGDVYKMQVYALAEYINREKEIIPPNIIHKAPSAELRPNQKDSDSLPDYAVLDKILYQYIERRQGPREIIEQGFDAALVARTLKMVNTNEYKRNQFCPIIRVSSKAFGVGRRVPIVGKYLS, translated from the coding sequence ATGAATATCTTTTTAGCCCAGCAGAACTACCACATCGGGAATTTTGAAGCGAATACAGCAAAGATCATTACTGCCATTAAAGAGGCAGAGCAGCAGGGGGCAGACCTTGTAGTGTTCTCTGAGCTGTGTGTGTGTGGTTATCCACCGAGGGATTTCCTGGAGTTTGAGGATTTTATTGCAAAGAGCTATGCGGCTATAGACGAGATCAAAGTACATACTACCAAAACCGCAGTTCTGGTAGGAGCACCTCACAGGAACCCTGTAAGGGAAGGGAAAGACCTCTTCAATGCAGCCTGGTTCCTCTATGAAGGAGAAGTGAAACAGGTCATTCACAAAACCTTACTGCCCACCTACGATGTATTTGATGAACACCGTTATTTTGAGCCGGCATATGAATGGAATATAGTTCCTTTCAAAGGAAAGAAACTGGCAGTGACCATTTGTGAAGATATCTGGAACCTCGGCAACAATCCATTATACCGCGTTTGCCCCATGGATCACCTGATGGAACAGTCGCCCGATGTGATGTTAAATCTCTCTGCATCTCCTTTCGATTATGATCACGATGAAAGCAGGAAAGAGATCATCCGGGAGAACGTGCGCAAATACCGCCTGCCCATGTATTATTGTAATACCGTAGGTTCGCAGACGGAGATTGTGTTTGACGGAGGATCGCTGATCTTTGACGGGGAGGGTAACATCGTAAAAGAGCTGCCTTATTTTGAAGAAGCGATGGCAGGTGTGAACCTGGATACGCTGGCAAAAGCAGACATCGCCACCGCGGTACCTTTCCATGGTACTTCAGATATCACGGCACTGGAATTTGATCATAACATCCACCGCATCCACGATGCTATTGTATTAGGGATAAAGGATTATTTCGGGAAGATGGGCTTCAAGCAAGCCATCCTGGGTTCTTCCGGGGGAATAGACAGTGCTGTTACATTAGCCCTGGCAGTAACTGCTTTAGGTAAAGACAATGTAAGGGCCGTGGCCATGCCTTCCCCCTATTCAACAGAACATTCCGTAGATGATGCGGTTGCGCTCTCCAAAAACCTGGAGAACCCTTTCGACATCATCCGCATCAATAATATTTACGAAACCTTCCTGGATACGCTGGATCCCTTCTTCCATGGCCTGCCCTTTAATGTGGCAGAGGAGAATACCCAGTCCCGCATCCGCGGAAATCTATTGATGGCTTTGTCTAACAAGTTCGGCTATATCCTGTTGAACACTTCCAATAAAAGTGAGCTGAGCACAGGTTATGGTACGCTATACGGAGACATGGCAGGAGGGCTTTCCGTACTCGGCGACGTTTACAAGATGCAGGTATATGCCCTTGCGGAATATATCAACCGGGAGAAGGAGATCATCCCGCCTAATATTATTCACAAAGCTCCTTCTGCAGAGCTGCGGCCCAATCAGAAAGATAGCGACAGCCTGCCGGATTATGCCGTGCTGGACAAGATCCTGTACCAGTATATAGAACGCCGCCAGGGACCCCGGGAGATCATAGAACAGGGATTCGATGCTGCGCTGGTGGCCCGTACCCTGAAGATGGTGAATACCAATGAATACAAACGCAACCAATTCTGCCCCATTATCCGCGTGTCTTCCAAAGCCTTTGGTGTAGGACGCCGTGTACCGATCGTAGGGAAATATTTGAGTTAA
- a CDS encoding porin family protein: MVKILNKNVLLKSLIFFICLATGMQANAQTFSDRVSGDIGRKVRFGFKVDPGVSIMRPQENGIERNGGKFYFSYGVMADFFLDESGNYAIASGLQISHMGSVLMYDAGKGLDKFKAAPTEYDLRLQYVEVPFALKLKTNTNSGIGIWGQFGGFAGFPVRARANVISGLQKFDKENVLRDITPINAGLLLGAGIEYPLTETLTGIVGFNFQNGFVDATKNGKWNDGKVNINSFIVRLGVYF; this comes from the coding sequence ATGGTAAAAATATTGAATAAGAACGTATTATTGAAATCTTTGATCTTCTTTATCTGCTTAGCCACAGGCATGCAGGCAAACGCGCAAACATTCAGTGACCGGGTTTCCGGAGATATCGGCCGCAAGGTACGTTTTGGCTTTAAGGTCGATCCGGGCGTTTCCATTATGCGCCCGCAGGAAAACGGTATAGAACGCAACGGGGGTAAATTTTATTTCAGCTACGGGGTAATGGCAGACTTCTTCCTGGATGAATCAGGTAATTATGCCATTGCTTCCGGTTTGCAGATCAGCCATATGGGGAGTGTATTGATGTACGATGCCGGCAAAGGACTTGATAAATTCAAAGCCGCACCAACTGAATACGACCTTCGTTTACAATATGTAGAAGTACCTTTTGCCCTGAAGCTTAAAACCAATACCAACTCAGGTATAGGCATCTGGGGCCAGTTCGGAGGTTTTGCCGGTTTCCCGGTAAGGGCCAGGGCCAATGTGATCAGCGGCCTGCAAAAATTTGATAAAGAAAACGTACTACGCGATATCACCCCCATAAATGCTGGCCTGCTTTTAGGCGCCGGTATTGAATATCCGCTCACGGAAACACTCACGGGCATAGTTGGCTTCAACTTCCAGAACGGCTTTGTGGATGCCACAAAGAATGGTAAATGGAACGATGGTAAAGTAAACATCAACAGCTTTATAGTGCGTTTAGGGGTTTATTTTTAA
- the gldB gene encoding gliding motility lipoprotein GldB — protein MQNYSNNNILRGILVVLLFSGCSTGVKVPDVSHIPINVTIERFDEQLFRIDTNNVLSGIKLLDSTYPDFMPVYIKEIMNFGPLADTNLLLEPQMHQFLTNKDFRGLQDSVEAHFANIKPLEKDLTQAFRLTKYYLPAFHAPRVISFISAIGNYAAFTVDSILAIGLDMHMGADFPVYRMLPDYPDYVIRKFTPENITTNVMKVLQQNYYPLRDENVKLIERFIDLGKQQYFLEKVLPEVPEYIRLGYTKAQLKYCEENEQMIWQHFVQNKLLYSGDWQDVVRYTAEGPSTQGLPGEVPGQIGAFTGYRIVKKFMEKHPDVTLEKLLGTKDVIQIFNEAKYRP, from the coding sequence ATGCAAAATTACTCGAATAATAATATCCTGCGTGGCATTTTAGTAGTGTTGCTGTTCTCCGGCTGCAGTACAGGAGTGAAAGTCCCGGACGTCAGCCATATTCCCATCAATGTTACCATAGAAAGATTCGACGAGCAGCTTTTCCGCATTGATACCAATAACGTTTTGAGCGGTATAAAATTGCTGGATAGCACCTATCCTGATTTCATGCCTGTTTATATCAAAGAGATCATGAACTTCGGGCCACTGGCAGATACCAACCTGCTACTGGAGCCGCAGATGCATCAGTTCCTTACCAATAAAGACTTCCGGGGCCTTCAGGATTCCGTGGAAGCACATTTTGCCAATATCAAACCACTGGAAAAAGACCTCACACAGGCCTTTCGCCTTACTAAATATTACCTCCCTGCTTTTCATGCACCAAGGGTGATCAGCTTTATTTCAGCTATCGGAAATTATGCGGCCTTCACCGTGGATTCCATATTGGCCATTGGGCTGGATATGCACATGGGAGCAGATTTCCCGGTTTATCGCATGTTGCCTGATTATCCTGATTACGTGATTAGAAAATTCACGCCGGAAAATATCACCACCAATGTAATGAAGGTATTACAGCAGAACTATTACCCCCTGCGGGATGAAAATGTGAAGCTGATAGAGCGTTTTATAGACCTTGGCAAGCAGCAGTACTTCCTGGAGAAAGTATTACCGGAAGTACCGGAGTATATCAGGCTGGGCTACACGAAAGCGCAACTGAAATATTGTGAAGAGAACGAGCAGATGATCTGGCAGCATTTTGTGCAGAACAAATTATTGTATTCGGGCGACTGGCAGGATGTTGTGCGTTATACAGCAGAAGGGCCATCTACACAGGGATTGCCAGGAGAAGTTCCCGGTCAGATCGGTGCATTCACAGGATACCGCATTGTAAAAAAGTTCATGGAAAAACATCCTGATGTAACGCTGGAGAAGCTATTAGGTACGAAGGATGTGATACAAATATTCAATGAGGCGAAATACAGGCCTTAG
- the apaG gene encoding Co2+/Mg2+ efflux protein ApaG: MVKKVTEGITISVETFYQPDYSNPIGSEFMFAYRITIENNNTFPIKLLRRHWYIIDSNGSHREVEGEGVVGVQPLLAPSESYQYVSGSNLRTEIGKMYGTYQMENQLNKKIFEVKIPEFQMVVPFKMN, from the coding sequence ATGGTAAAGAAAGTCACCGAAGGCATTACCATCAGCGTGGAAACGTTTTACCAACCTGATTATTCTAATCCTATAGGCAGCGAGTTTATGTTTGCTTACCGGATCACAATAGAGAATAACAATACGTTTCCGATCAAGCTGTTGAGACGCCACTGGTATATCATCGACTCAAATGGCTCCCACCGGGAAGTGGAGGGAGAAGGTGTAGTAGGGGTTCAACCACTGCTGGCACCATCAGAAAGCTATCAGTATGTTTCAGGCTCCAACCTGCGTACAGAGATCGGCAAAATGTATGGCACCTATCAAATGGAAAACCAGCTGAACAAGAAAATATTTGAAGTAAAGATCCCGGAATTCCAGATGGTAGTTCCCTTCAAAATGAACTAA
- a CDS encoding DUF5777 family beta-barrel protein, with translation MLQIRMLTALLLVAPAVMAQDDLSKMFGKDSVSRGPVIATFKSTRIINGQSNETLKKGELDFRVAHRFGDLGGEAGGSKTFFGIDNSTDIRIAFEYGITDRLMVGLSRAKGSGNFSQMYEGLAKFKILQQTIDNRIPLGIAVFGNAVVTSMKSSTVESDAAYFDNFSSRMSYTGQVILSRKFGNILSLAVLPTYVHRNRVVHMDVNDMFAVGVGGRLRFSKRLALVVDYFLPFREQASKDYFEGRGVKFYNPLGVGLEIETGGHVFSVNFTNSTAILENQFIPETTSTWLEGQFRWGFNISRRFSLGGK, from the coding sequence ATGTTGCAGATCCGCATGCTCACAGCCCTTTTGCTTGTAGCGCCGGCAGTAATGGCGCAGGACGATCTTAGTAAGATGTTCGGAAAAGATTCCGTTAGCAGGGGCCCCGTGATAGCTACATTTAAAAGTACCCGTATTATCAATGGCCAGTCCAACGAAACCCTTAAAAAAGGAGAACTGGATTTCCGCGTAGCACACCGTTTTGGTGATCTGGGCGGAGAGGCAGGTGGTTCCAAGACCTTCTTTGGGATAGATAATTCTACGGACATCCGCATTGCTTTTGAGTATGGAATTACCGATCGTCTGATGGTGGGGCTCAGCCGTGCCAAGGGAAGTGGTAATTTTTCCCAGATGTACGAGGGGCTGGCCAAGTTTAAAATATTACAGCAAACCATAGATAACCGTATCCCGCTGGGCATCGCCGTTTTCGGAAACGCCGTGGTAACCTCTATGAAAAGCAGTACGGTAGAATCGGATGCTGCTTATTTTGATAATTTCAGCAGCCGTATGAGCTATACCGGGCAGGTGATCCTTTCCCGCAAATTCGGCAACATCCTGTCCCTCGCAGTGCTGCCAACTTATGTTCACCGTAATCGGGTAGTGCATATGGATGTGAATGATATGTTTGCAGTAGGTGTGGGAGGGCGTTTGCGCTTTTCCAAACGGCTGGCCCTGGTGGTGGATTACTTCCTGCCGTTCCGTGAGCAGGCCAGCAAAGATTACTTTGAGGGCCGCGGGGTTAAATTCTATAATCCATTGGGTGTAGGGTTGGAGATCGAAACCGGCGGACACGTATTCAGCGTGAATTTCACCAATTCTACCGCCATCCTGGAAAATCAATTTATCCCGGAAACCACGTCTACCTGGCTTGAAGGCCAGTTCAGATGGGGATTCAATATTTCCCGCCGTTTTTCTCTGGGTGGGAAGTAA
- a CDS encoding YceI family protein yields the protein MKQLLFLSTFLLTCLAGMGQEIYSCKAPKLSFFSSAPLEDISASSERGVSAINIKTKAIYFKVPMNTFQFKKALMQEHFNENYVESEKFPFAEYKGKFAEDVDFSKNGTYPVTVEGVLSLHGVEKSYKGKGTITVRDGKFNVNSRFNVTVADHKIKIPSLVVKNIAEVVEVTVNADYQPVTK from the coding sequence ATGAAACAATTATTATTCCTGAGCACCTTTTTGCTGACGTGCTTGGCTGGCATGGGGCAGGAGATCTATTCCTGCAAAGCACCCAAGCTCAGCTTCTTTTCCAGCGCGCCGCTGGAAGATATCAGCGCTTCCAGCGAACGGGGTGTTTCTGCCATTAATATCAAAACAAAGGCGATCTATTTCAAAGTACCCATGAATACTTTTCAATTTAAGAAAGCCCTTATGCAGGAACACTTCAATGAGAACTATGTAGAAAGTGAAAAGTTCCCTTTTGCTGAATACAAAGGCAAGTTTGCAGAAGACGTGGATTTTTCAAAGAACGGCACTTATCCTGTAACCGTGGAAGGTGTACTGAGCCTGCATGGCGTGGAAAAATCCTATAAAGGAAAAGGGACCATCACAGTAAGGGATGGCAAGTTCAATGTGAACTCCAGGTTTAATGTTACGGTGGCCGATCATAAGATAAAGATCCCCAGCCTGGTAGTGAAGAACATTGCCGAGGTAGTAGAAGTTACGGTGAATGCCGATTATCAACCAGTTACTAAATAA
- a CDS encoding UDP-N-acetylmuramoyl-tripeptide--D-alanyl-D-alanine ligase, translated as MLPNIPAVNIEQLYQIYLKHPNVQTDTRKLQPGDLFFALRGPNFNGNQYAAAALAAGAAYAIIDDPAFHTDPEKMMLVNDVLQTLQELALHHRKQFSIPFIAITGTNGKTTTKEMIRTVLGAQYRTCATVGNLNNHIGVPLTILSIPRDAEMAVIEMGANHQREIAGYCTIALPTFGLITNVGKAHLEGFGGEAGVRIAKGELYDHLRETGGTAFVCSDYDYLLDMSKGISNIITYGQGEADYTGKPISGKAFLELETTETGHISTHLVGDYNFPNVMAAIAIGLHFKVPAEKIKTVIEGYIPSNNRSQVVHRGSNVFIMDAYNANPSSMKAAIENFAGIHAEQKVLLLGAMKELGEDSLKEHQALVDQLQRTHWKAVILVDGDFAKVNHPYIFLQNAEEAKKWVRQQGLENTYFLVKGSRSVGMEKVLPES; from the coding sequence TTGCTGCCAAACATACCGGCCGTGAATATTGAACAGTTATACCAGATCTACCTAAAGCACCCCAACGTGCAAACAGACACCCGCAAATTACAACCGGGCGATCTTTTCTTTGCGCTGCGCGGGCCTAACTTCAATGGTAACCAATATGCGGCAGCAGCATTGGCGGCCGGGGCTGCTTATGCAATAATAGATGATCCGGCCTTTCATACAGATCCGGAGAAGATGATGCTGGTAAATGATGTACTGCAAACCCTGCAGGAGCTGGCCCTGCATCACCGGAAACAATTTTCCATACCTTTTATTGCCATCACCGGTACTAACGGTAAAACCACTACGAAGGAAATGATCCGCACCGTTTTGGGAGCACAATACCGTACCTGCGCTACCGTAGGTAATCTTAATAATCATATAGGCGTACCCTTAACCATCCTCAGCATCCCCCGGGATGCAGAAATGGCTGTTATTGAAATGGGCGCCAATCACCAAAGGGAAATTGCAGGGTATTGCACCATTGCACTTCCTACCTTCGGCCTTATCACAAATGTTGGAAAGGCCCACCTGGAAGGCTTTGGCGGAGAAGCAGGTGTACGCATTGCCAAAGGAGAATTATATGATCACCTGAGAGAAACCGGCGGCACCGCTTTTGTTTGCAGCGATTATGATTATTTGCTGGACATGAGTAAAGGCATCAGCAACATTATCACCTATGGCCAGGGAGAAGCGGATTATACCGGCAAACCCATTTCCGGAAAGGCTTTCCTGGAACTGGAAACTACAGAAACAGGGCATATCAGTACTCACCTGGTAGGAGATTATAACTTCCCGAATGTAATGGCAGCTATTGCCATCGGCTTACATTTTAAGGTACCCGCAGAGAAGATCAAAACGGTTATTGAAGGATACATTCCCTCCAATAACCGCTCACAGGTTGTGCATCGTGGCAGTAATGTATTTATCATGGATGCCTACAATGCTAACCCATCCAGTATGAAAGCTGCCATTGAAAACTTTGCAGGCATCCATGCAGAACAGAAAGTACTCCTGCTGGGCGCTATGAAAGAATTGGGAGAAGATAGCCTGAAAGAACACCAGGCACTGGTAGATCAGTTACAACGTACACACTGGAAAGCGGTGATATTAGTAGATGGGGATTTCGCCAAAGTGAACCACCCCTATATCTTCCTGCAAAATGCAGAAGAGGCAAAAAAATGGGTCCGCCAGCAGGGTCTTGAGAACACTTATTTCTTAGTGAAGGGGTCACGAAGTGTAGGAATGGAAAAGGTTTTACCGGAATCCTAA
- the mce gene encoding methylmalonyl-CoA epimerase, translating to MLKVEHIGIAVRSLATSIPLFEKLLNAPCYKKEEVSSEGVTTAFFQQGETKIELLESMMEDSAIAKFLEKKGEGIHHIAFEVADIHAEMKRLEGEGFELIHKVPKQGADNKLVCFLHPRSTNGVLVELTQEIQL from the coding sequence ATGTTAAAAGTAGAACACATCGGGATTGCTGTAAGATCGCTTGCAACTTCTATCCCGCTCTTCGAAAAACTGCTGAATGCCCCATGTTATAAGAAAGAAGAAGTAAGCTCGGAAGGCGTAACCACCGCTTTTTTTCAGCAGGGAGAAACCAAGATAGAATTGCTGGAATCAATGATGGAGGATAGCGCTATTGCAAAGTTCCTGGAGAAGAAAGGAGAGGGCATTCACCATATTGCGTTTGAAGTAGCTGATATTCATGCCGAAATGAAAAGGCTGGAAGGAGAAGGTTTTGAGCTGATCCATAAAGTACCCAAACAGGGGGCAGACAACAAACTGGTTTGCTTCTTACATCCCAGGAGCACAAATGGCGTACTGGTAGAACTTACACAAGAAATTCAGCTGTGA
- a CDS encoding IscS subfamily cysteine desulfurase translates to MLKLPVYLDYNATTPCDPRVLEAMIPYFTAHFGNAASRSHSYGWSAEEAVDVAREQVATLIGADKTEIVFTSGATESVNLAIKGVFETYGSKGNHIITTETEHKAVLDTCKHLEKQGAVITYLPVDHNGMPELQALEAAITEQTILIAVMYANNETGVIHPIREIGAIAKKREVLFLTDATQAVGKIPVNMLEDHIDLLALSAHKLYGPKGVGALYVRRKQPRVKLIAQQDGGGHERGMRSGTLNVPGIVGLGKACELAGAEMAAESKRLSALRDKLEKALLALEETRTNGSITHRLPHVCNISFKYADANGLMMGFNRQIAVSSGSACTSATVEPSYVLKAMGLSDDLAHSSLRFAVGRFTTEEEVDFAIRVVTDTVHTLRELSSLNS, encoded by the coding sequence ATGCTGAAATTGCCTGTATATCTGGATTATAATGCTACCACTCCTTGCGATCCAAGAGTGCTGGAAGCGATGATCCCTTACTTTACAGCTCATTTTGGCAATGCGGCCAGTCGCAGTCACAGCTATGGCTGGTCTGCAGAAGAAGCGGTGGACGTAGCCCGGGAACAGGTAGCCACGTTGATCGGAGCAGATAAAACAGAGATCGTTTTCACCTCAGGTGCCACCGAATCTGTGAATCTGGCCATCAAAGGGGTATTTGAGACATATGGCAGCAAAGGCAACCATATTATCACAACGGAAACAGAACACAAAGCTGTGCTGGATACCTGCAAACACCTTGAAAAGCAAGGGGCAGTTATCACTTACCTCCCGGTAGACCATAACGGGATGCCTGAGCTCCAGGCCCTGGAAGCTGCCATCACAGAGCAAACTATCCTTATCGCCGTGATGTATGCCAATAACGAAACAGGGGTGATCCATCCCATTCGTGAAATTGGTGCCATCGCTAAAAAGCGGGAAGTATTGTTCCTGACGGATGCTACGCAGGCTGTTGGCAAGATCCCTGTAAATATGCTGGAGGACCATATTGATCTGCTGGCATTATCCGCCCATAAACTCTATGGTCCCAAAGGGGTGGGTGCATTATACGTCCGCCGCAAACAACCCAGGGTGAAACTGATCGCCCAGCAGGATGGCGGAGGTCATGAAAGAGGCATGCGCTCCGGTACTTTGAACGTTCCGGGGATCGTAGGACTTGGCAAAGCCTGTGAACTGGCAGGTGCCGAAATGGCAGCCGAAAGCAAAAGGCTTTCTGCCCTGCGGGATAAACTGGAAAAAGCCCTGCTGGCGCTCGAAGAAACCCGTACAAATGGGTCCATCACCCACAGATTGCCACATGTCTGCAATATTTCGTTCAAATATGCGGATGCCAATGGCCTGATGATGGGTTTTAACAGGCAAATTGCCGTATCTTCAGGCTCAGCTTGCACTTCAGCCACTGTAGAACCCAGTTATGTGCTGAAAGCAATGGGGCTGAGCGATGATCTGGCACACTCTTCGCTACGTTTTGCTGTAGGCAGGTTCACTACAGAAGAAGAAGTGGATTTTGCCATCCGGGTAGTGACAGATACCGTACATACTTTAAGAGAATTGAGTTCGTTAAATAGTTAA
- a CDS encoding HesB/IscA family protein: MIFISDKAKEKVEALRAEGTLGSDSFLRVSVVGGGCSGLSYKLDFDSETKPKDQVFEDKGIKVVTDLKSFLYLCNTTLEFSDGLNGKGFYFNNPNASRTCGCGESFAV, translated from the coding sequence ATGATTTTCATAAGCGATAAAGCAAAGGAAAAAGTAGAAGCGCTCAGGGCAGAAGGTACACTGGGATCAGATTCCTTCCTGCGTGTTTCCGTAGTAGGCGGAGGTTGCTCCGGCCTTAGCTACAAGCTGGATTTCGACAGTGAAACCAAGCCTAAAGACCAGGTTTTTGAAGATAAAGGCATTAAAGTGGTAACAGACCTGAAAAGCTTCCTGTACCTCTGCAACACCACCCTGGAATTCTCTGATGGCCTCAATGGTAAAGGGTTTTATTTCAACAACCCCAACGCCAGCCGCACCTGTGGATGCGGAGAGAGCTTCGCAGTATAG
- the gldF gene encoding gliding motility-associated ABC transporter permease subunit GldF, whose amino-acid sequence MLAIFKKEIHQFFSSITGYLAVILFLLANGLFLFVFPETSLLDAGYANLDGLFELAPMIFLLLIPAITMRSLADEFKTGTMELLSTKPITWWQIVWGKFWAAVLIVLIALLPTLVYYVAMAQLSASNAGLDNGSIIGSYLGLFLLGSTFTAIGIWASSITGNAVIAFLVAIFTCYIFYNGFDALSKVPVFSGGADYYLQMAGIRYHYNSISRGVIDSRDIIYFLSVTGLMLYLTKISLERKIWQG is encoded by the coding sequence ATGTTAGCAATATTTAAAAAAGAGATCCACCAGTTTTTCAGCAGTATCACCGGCTACCTGGCCGTCATCCTGTTCCTGCTGGCCAATGGCCTCTTCCTCTTCGTATTCCCGGAAACCAGTTTGCTGGATGCCGGTTATGCCAACCTGGACGGGCTTTTTGAGCTGGCACCCATGATATTCCTCTTGCTGATACCCGCTATTACCATGCGGAGCCTGGCGGACGAGTTCAAAACCGGCACCATGGAACTGCTCAGCACCAAACCTATCACCTGGTGGCAGATCGTTTGGGGTAAATTCTGGGCCGCCGTGCTGATCGTACTCATTGCATTATTACCAACCCTGGTCTATTATGTAGCCATGGCGCAACTCTCCGCTTCCAATGCCGGCCTGGATAATGGCAGCATTATTGGCTCTTACCTGGGGCTGTTCCTGCTCGGCAGTACTTTTACCGCCATCGGTATCTGGGCCTCCTCCATTACCGGCAATGCCGTGATCGCTTTCCTCGTAGCTATTTTCACCTGTTATATATTCTATAATGGTTTTGACGCGTTAAGTAAAGTACCTGTATTCAGCGGCGGAGCAGACTATTATCTGCAAATGGCTGGGATCCGCTATCACTATAACTCCATCAGCCGTGGGGTGATAGATAGCAGGGACATCATTTACTTCTTAAGCGTAACGGGGCTGATGCTCTATCTGACTAAAATTTCGCTGGAACGCAAAATATGGCAGGGATAA